In the genome of Myxococcus guangdongensis, one region contains:
- a CDS encoding class I SAM-dependent methyltransferase: MLNIGSSTRYFREVQQPWIERELFAPLRRRGGVVIHQDMKAADGVDVVGALGDPGCRARLGELGVRSVCCTNVLEHVEDRREFARQLMEQVAPGGLLFLSVPRAFPWHPDPIDTMFRPTVPELVELFPSMRLVSSAIVPCGRLGSLIANDVPGAVRRLLNPGAGAATDAPRASMANWLWPWMVRPFEVTCAVLERV; encoded by the coding sequence TTGCTCAACATCGGTAGCTCCACGCGCTACTTCCGTGAAGTCCAACAGCCGTGGATCGAACGGGAGCTGTTCGCGCCGCTGCGGCGGCGGGGGGGCGTGGTCATCCACCAGGACATGAAGGCGGCGGATGGCGTGGATGTCGTCGGTGCGCTGGGGGACCCGGGCTGTCGCGCGAGGCTCGGCGAGCTGGGGGTGCGTTCCGTGTGCTGCACGAACGTGCTCGAGCACGTGGAGGACCGTCGCGAGTTCGCCCGGCAGTTGATGGAGCAGGTGGCTCCGGGCGGATTGTTGTTCCTCTCGGTGCCTCGCGCGTTCCCGTGGCATCCGGACCCCATCGACACGATGTTCCGACCGACAGTCCCTGAGTTGGTGGAGCTGTTTCCCTCGATGCGATTGGTGTCGTCCGCGATTGTTCCCTGTGGACGTCTGGGCAGTCTGATCGCCAATGACGTGCCCGGGGCCGTCCGGCGTTTGCTGAATCCTGGAGCAGGTGCTGCGACGGATGCTCCCCGTGCGTCGATGGCGAACTGGCTCTGGCCGTGGATGGTGCGGCCCTTCGAGGTGACGTGCGCGGTGCTGGAACGCGTCTGA